From the Thermus caldifontis genome, the window GTCAAACTGGGCCCGGTCCAGGCCGTAGCCATAGACGTAGGCGTCCTCAATCTCAAAGCCCAGGTAGTGGATGGGCACCTCCACCTGACGGCGGCTGGGCTTGGAGAGGAGGGCCGCCACCCGCACCGAGGCGGGTTTGCGGGCCTCGAGGTAGTCCAGCAAGTAGGAAAGGGTAAGCCCCGTGTCCACGATGTCCTCCACCACGATCACATCCCGGCCATGGATGGGAAGGCGCAGGTCCTTTAGGAGTTCCACCTCGCCGCTTGTGCGGTAGGCGTTGCCGTAGGAGCTGATGGAGATGAAGTCCAGGGTGAGGGGAAGGGGGATGGCCCGCACCAGGTCGGCCATGAAGATGAAGGCCCCGTTCAGCACGCAGATGAGGTGCGGGGTTTTTCCCTGGTAGTCCTGGGCGATCTGGGCTCCCAGCTCCTTTACCCGGTTTTCTATGGCTTCGGCGGGGATCTGCACGGGTCCGTTTCCCGCGGTGAACATGGCCCTCATTCTACCGAAGTTTCCTGGAAAAGGGCCTCTACCTCCTCCGGCGAAAGCCGCCGCCACTTGCCCGGGGGAAGCTGGCCCAAGCGGATGGGCCCCACCTGGAGCCTTAGGAGGCGCTTTACCGGGTAGCCCACCTTCTTCAGCATCCTGCGCACTTCCCGCTTCCGGCCCTCCGCCAGGGTGAGGAGGGCCCCCCCCGGGGCGGGGCGGCAGGCGATGGCCCTAGCCAGGCCATCCTCCAGCTCCACCCCCTCTAGAAGCCTCTGGCAGACGGACCTGGGCAGGGTACCCCTTTCCGTGTAAACCCGGTAGACCTTCTTGACCCCATACCGGGGATGGGTGAGGCGGAGGGTCAGGCTCCCGTCGTTGGTGAAGAGGAGGAGCCCCTCGGAATCCCGGTCCAGGCGGCCTATGGGGTGGAGACCGGGGATAGGGGGCAGGAGGTCAAAGACCGTCTTTTGGGCGTGGGGGTCATGGCGGGTGGTGGTGTAGCCCCGGGGCTTGTTTAGGGCCAGGACCACCCTCTCGGCCAAGGGTTCCACCCGCTTGCCGTCCACCTCCACCACGTCCTTTGGGCTCACCTTCTGTCCCAAGGTGGCCAAGGCCCCATTCACCCGCACCCGGCCCTGGCGGATCAGCTCCTCTGCCTTCCTGCGGCTCGCCACGCCCGCCCGGGCCAGGAAGGTCTGGAGGCGCAAGGGTTTTTCCATGCCTAAAACCGGGGTTTTCGCTTTTCCCTAAGCGCCCTTAAGCCCTCTTCCAGCTCCTCCCCTTGGAACCCCAAAAACTCCAGGGCCAAGGAGACCTCAAAATGGGGCAAGAAGGTGCGGAACCAGTGGTTTAGGGCGTGCTTGGTGAAGCCCAGGGCCTCCTTGGGGCCTTCGGCCAGGCGGGTGGCCACCTCGAGGGCCTTCGCGTACACCCTCTCATCCTCCACCGCCAGGGCCACCAGGCCCAACCTTTCCGCCTCCTCCCCGGTGAGGGGTTCGCCCAGGAGGAGGTGGTACTTGGCCTTGGCCATGCCCAAAAGAAGGGGCCAAAGGAGGACCGCATGGTCCCCGGCGGCCACCCCAAGCCGCAGGTGGCCGTCCAGAAGCCTGGCCCCCTTGCCCGCCACCACCACGTCGCTGGCTAGGGCCAAGGCCAGCCCCGCCCCCACCGCCACCCCTTCCACTGCGGCCACCACGGGCCTGGGGAAGTCCAGGGGTCCTAGGACCAGTTCCCGGGCCTCCCAAAAGACCCGCAAGAGGGCCCGGTGGGAGGCCCGCATCTCCTCAATCAGGGCGAAGGAGCCCCCGGCGGAAAAGACCCCACCCTCCCCCCTTAGGAGTACGGCCCTAACCTCTTCCAGCTCCCGGAGGTCCCGCCAGATCCGGGCCAGGTCCCGGTGGGCCCCTGGGCCCAAGGCGTTCAGCTTCTCACCCTTCAGGGTGATCTCCAGCACCCCGGGCCGGGGCCAGGTGAAGGCGAGGCTGGGGTAACGGCCTTCCAGGTCCATGCCTCCATTCTTCCCCCCACCGGGTGGTGATACAATCCCCTAGGCATGGCCCTCTATGCGGTGGACAAGCCCCTCCACCTCACCTCCCATGATGCGGTGGAGGAGGCGAGGCGCCTTCTCTCTACCCGCCGGGTGGGGCATACCGGCACCCTGGATCCCTTGGCCACGGGCCTTCTCCTTCTGGTTTCCGAGGAGAGCACCAAGCTGGTTCCCTTCCTCTCGGGGGAGGAGAAGGAGTACATCGCCTGGGTTTCCTTCGGGGCCACCACCCCCACCTTGGATGCGGAAGGTCCCATAAGCGAGGAGGCCCCGGTGCGCTTTGACCGCAAGGACCTGGAGAGCGTGCTCCCTTCGTTTTTGAAGCTGAAAGAGCAGGTGCCTCCCCTCTACTCCGCCATCAAGGTGGGGGGCAAAAGGGCCTACGAGGCCGCTCGGGAAGGGAAGCCCTTGGAGCTTGGCCCAAGGCCGGTAAAGTACCTGGAGGTGGAACTCCTGGCCTTGGACCTCGAGCCCATCCCCCATCCCATTGCCCCCTCGGCCAAGGGCTGGCGGCTTGCGGAAAAGGGTGGGCGCAAGGTGGAGCTTCCGAGGCCCTTGGGGCCCTACCCTACCGCGGTGATCCGCTTGGTGGTGGGCCCCGGCACCTACGTGCGGGCCTTTGCCCGGGACCTGGGGGAGACACTCAGGACCAAGGCCTTTCTCTCCGGGCTTGTGCGCACGCGCATCGGCAAGGTGGGGTTGGAGCGGGCGGTGAAGCTTTCCGAACTCTCCCCGGAAAAGGCCATCCCCGAGACCGATATCTTGCCCTTTCCCGTGGTGGAGCTTTCCCACACCGAGGCCCGGCGCGTTCTGGAAGGGGTTCCCTTGCCCATCCCCGCCCTGGGCTATGTGGCCTTGGTGGATTCCCGAAGAAGGCTTCTGGCCATCGCTGAGGGCGACGGCTTCAAGCTCAAGATAAGGCGTGTCTTTGTAAAGGAGGCGTAGTATGGTGATCGGCGTACCCAAGGAGATCAAGACCCTGGAAAACCGCGTGGCCATGACCCCGGGTGGGGTGGAGAGCCTGGTCAAAAGGGGGCATACCGTTTTGGTGGAGCGGGGGGCGGGCGTGGGTTCCGGCCTATCCGATGCCGAATACCAGCGGGCAGGGGCCAGGCTGGTGAGCCGGGAGGAGGCCTGGGGGGCGGAGATGGTGGTAAAGGTAAAGGAACCCCTTCCCGAGGAGTACCCCTTCCTGCGACCCGGGCTTATCCTCTTCACCTACTTGCACCTGGCCGCGGATCGTACCCTCACGGAGGCCATGCTGCAAAGCGGGGTCACGGGTATTGCCTATGAAACCGTGCAACTTCCCGATGGTTCCTTGCCCCTCCTGGTACCCATGAGCGAGGTGGCGGGGCGCATGGCCCCCCAGGTGGGGGCCCAGTTCCTGGAGAAGCCCCATGGGGGGCGGGGGGTGCTTCTGGGTGGGGTTCCCGGGGTGGCCCCGGCCAGCGTGGTGATCCTGGGGGGTGGCACCGTGGGCACCAACGCCGCCAAAATCGCCTTGGGTATGGGGGCCCAGGTGACCATCCTGGACGTGAACCACAGGCGCCTTCAGTACCTGGACGATATCTTTGGGGGCCGGGTGGTCACCCTCACCGCCACGGAGGCCAACATCAAGAAGAGCATCCAGCACGCCGACCTTCTCATCGGGGCGGTGTTGGTGCCGGGGGCCAAGGCTCCGAAACTGGTTACCCGGGACATGCTCCCCCTTATGAAGGAGGGCTCGGTGATCGTAGACGTGGCCGTGGACCAGGGGGGGTGTGTGGAAACCATCCGCCCCACCACCCATGCCGAGCCCACCTACGTGGTGGAGGGGGTGGTGCACTATGGGGTGGCCAACATGCCAGGGGCGGTGCCCAGAACCAGCACCTTCGCCCTCACCAACCAGACCCTGCCCTATGTGCTGAGGCTTGCGGAGAAAGGCCTGGAGGCCCTCCTGGAGGATAGCGCCCTCCTCAAAGGATTGAACACCCATAAGGGGCTTCTCACCCACCCCGGGGTGGCGGAGGCCTTCGGCCTGCCCTATACTCCCCCCGAGGAGGCCCTGAGGAGGTAGGATGCCAGGACGGGTGACGGTAACCGAGGGGGCCTTGGCCTCCTTGTTGGCCCTGGCGGCCCACGAGGTGCCGGGGGTGGTGGGGATGGCCCCGGCGGGGCTTAAGGAGCAGGTGGTGCGCATCCTAGGCCGGCAGGAGGCCAGCGAGGGCGTGGTGGTGCGCCAAGACCCAGCCCACCCCGGGAAGTACACGGCCGATTTCTACGTGGTGGTGGCGGTGGGGACCCGCATCCCCACGGTGGTGGAGTCCCTGGCGGAGCGGGTGGCTTTTGCCGCCAAGAGGCTTGCGGGGGTGGAGCTTTCCCAGGTGCGGGTGCACGTGGTGGGGGTGGGGCGTGGCTAGCCTGAGGCCTGAGGAGCTGGCCGAGGCCTTCCGCTACGCCACGGACTGGTTTTCCGTGTTCGTGGAGGAGCTCAACGCCCTCAACGTCTACCCGGTTCCCGATGGGGATACAGGGACCAACATGCACCTTACCCTCCAGTCGGCCCGGCGGGAGCTGGACCTGGCGGACACCTCCAAGATGCCCGAGGTGGCCCGGGCCATTGCCTACGGGAGCCTTCTTGGGGCCCGGGGAAACAGCGGGGTGATCCTTTCCCAGATCCTGAAGGGGTTCAGCGAGGCCATCCGCCAAAAGGAGGTGCTGGATGCCCCCGCCCTGGCCGAGGCCCTGCGCCTGGGGGCGGAAACCGGCTACAAGGCGGTGATGAAGCCGGTGGAGGGGACCATCCTCACCGTGGCCCGGGCTGCGGGGGAGGGGGCCATAGGGGAGGCCCTCGAGGAAGTCCTGGAAAATGCCCTTAAGGCCGCCCGGGAGGCCTTGGAAAAGACCCCAGAGCTCCTTCCCGTTTTGAAGCAGGCGGGGGTGGTGGACGCTGGGGGTGCGGGGTACGTGCGCTTTCTGGAGGGTGTCCAGGGGTATATCCGGAGACTTCCCCTGCCCGAGCCCCCTAAGGTGGAGCGCTACGCCCAAACCGCCTTCGCCACCGAGGAGTTCGGCTACTGCACCGAGTTCCTCATGGAGGGGGTGGAGGTGCCCATTGAGAGGATCCGGGAGGCGGTGGCCCCTTTTGGGGACTCCCTTTTGGTGGTGGGGGCCGAGGGGTACGTGAAGGGGCACATCCACACCGACGACCCCGATGGCCTCCTGGCCACCGTGGCCCGCTTTGGCCGCATGGTGCGCACCAAGGTGGAGGACATGACGGAGCAGCACACGGAGATCCTGGCCATGGCGGGGGCGGGGGAGGAGGCTCCCCCTCCCACGGGCCTAGTGGCCGTGGCCCTGGGGCATGGGCCCACCCGGGCCTTCCGTAGCCTAGGGGCCCGGGTGGTGGCGGGGGGGCAGACGCAAAACCCCAGCGTGGAGGACCTGCTGGCCGCCATCAGGAGCGTGGCGAGCCCCAAGGTGATCCTTCTTCCCAACAACCCCAACGTCTTCCTGGCGGCGGAAAAGGCGGCGGAGCTGGCCAAGGGATTGGGCAAGGAGGTGCACGTGCTCAAGACCCGCACCCTGGGCCAGGGCCTAGCGGCGGCGGTGCGCTACCTTCCCGAGCTGGAGGCGGAGGAGCTCCTTCCCGAGATGGAGGAGGCCATGAGGGGGGCGGTGACCCTCGAGGTCACCTGGGCCAGCCGGGATGCCGAGGTGGACGGGGTTAAGGTCTTGAAGGACAAACCCATCGGCCTCTTGGATGGGAGGCTGGTCCTGATGGGGGAAACCCCAGAGGAGGTGTTGGAGGGCCTCCTCCGCCTGGCCGGGGAGGGCAAGGAGGTCCTTACCCTTTTCCTAGGCCCCAACACCGAGAGGGAAAGGGCGGAGGAACTGGCGGGCAAGTTCCCGGGCCTGGTGGTGGAGATCCTCCCGGGAGGCCCCGACCTTTACGCCTACCTGGGGGTTTTGGAGTAGCTAAAGGAAGCCTAAGCCCTTTCCCCCCTTTCCCGGGCTATGCTGAAGGGAAAGGGGGGTTTTATGTGGCGGATGAGCAAAGGGGTGTTCCTAGGCTTGGCGGTTCTTGCCCTTGGCGCCTGCAACCTCCAGGGCACCCCGCCGGTGAGCGGGGAGCTATCTGTGGGGGGGTACGTCATTGCCCCACTTCCCCCTGCCCAGGAAATCGGTGGGGAGCTCCGCCCGGGGGTGAGGGTCTACCGCATCCTCCTTTCTCAGGATGGAGCGGTGCAGGTGAGTGCGGTTTCCAGCGATTTGCAACTAAGGGCCAGGCTCCGCCTGGTGCTTTTGGACGACAAAGGGGTGGTGCAGGCGGTGAGCGTGGCCCGCAACTGGTTCGCCGCCCGTTTGGAGCTTACGCCCCTTTCCCTGCGGCCCCAGATTACCACCGACCCCGGGTACCGCCTGAACTTTAAGGGGCAGAAAGACCAGGTCTTTTACCTCCAGGTGGAGAACTACGCCTTAAGCCAGGACCAGGTAACCCTGTACGCCGATCCCTTCACCCCCAATTCGGCGGGAACTCCCAACCCTAATGAAATCGGGGAGCCCTTTACCTCAGGGACCAAGCAAGGGGCCATAGAGTTTGTGGACGAGTTTGACCGATACAACGTTTCTTCTGCCACAGGGTACCTCAGGTTCACCTATTCCGGCCCCCTAGACCTGGTGGCCCTCCTTTACCTCTCCCCTCAAGACCCTAGCCCCTTGGTCCTGGACCCGGTGAGGAACTGCGCCCCCGTTTCCCCGGCCACCCTTTTGGTGGTGCGGGATCGGGACCTTTCCCGGGCGGGGTTTGACGAGGAGAATAGCGGCCGGTATCGCCTGGAGATCTCCTCCACCCCCTGCCCCTAGGGTTTGGGTGGGAGCAGATTGAGGGCTAGCTAAAGGGCCTTAAGGCTTTTCTAATCTTGTATTTTCCGATAACGTCCCTTGGCGGGGCAGCCGCTTAGTGATCGGAATGGTTCCATGACCCTTGGGGGCTGGCTTGGATGAGCCGGCCCCCTCATCCTTCTCAGGAAGCTAAAGGGTTTACCCGCATACTCAAGGGCGCTATGCGGGGTTTCCTGGTTTTGCTCCTCTTCGCCCTGGCCGTTGCCGGGGCTTGGGCCCAGTCTGGGGTACGAAGGAGCATGCTCCTCGAGGCCACCGCCTACACCTCCAGCGTGCGGGAGACCGACTCCACCCCCTTCATCACCGCCACCGGCATGCGTACCCGCCTGGGGGTTCTGGCGGTGAGCCCCGACCTCCTCAAGGTGTTGCCCTACGGCACCAAGGTGCGGCTTCGGGACCTGGGTTCGGTCCATGGCCGCGGCCGGGGGCAGTTTGATTACCTCTTCCGGGACCGGGTCTTCGTGGTGGCCGACGTGATGCACCCCAGGATGCGGGAAAAGGTGGACGTTTGGCTTCCCGACCGGGCCACCGCCTTGCGCTTTGGCCGGAGGCTGGTGGAGCTGCAGGTGGTGGAGTACCCCAGGCGCTAAAGTCCGTATCCTAAGGGCGTGCGCTTTGCCCTTTTCCTCGCCCTGGCCCATCTGCGGCGCAGACCCCTGCAGACGGGGCTGGCTCTTTTGGGGGTAGGGGTGGGGGTGGCGGTCCTCCTCACCGCCCTTTCCCTCACCAACGGTTTTGTAAGCGGCCTGGTGC encodes:
- a CDS encoding enoyl-CoA hydratase/isomerase family protein, whose product is MDLEGRYPSLAFTWPRPGVLEITLKGEKLNALGPGAHRDLARIWRDLRELEEVRAVLLRGEGGVFSAGGSFALIEEMRASHRALLRVFWEARELVLGPLDFPRPVVAAVEGVAVGAGLALALASDVVVAGKGARLLDGHLRLGVAAGDHAVLLWPLLLGMAKAKYHLLLGEPLTGEEAERLGLVALAVEDERVYAKALEVATRLAEGPKEALGFTKHALNHWFRTFLPHFEVSLALEFLGFQGEELEEGLRALREKRKPRF
- a CDS encoding 3D domain-containing protein — its product is MRGFLVLLLFALAVAGAWAQSGVRRSMLLEATAYTSSVRETDSTPFITATGMRTRLGVLAVSPDLLKVLPYGTKVRLRDLGSVHGRGRGQFDYLFRDRVFVVADVMHPRMREKVDVWLPDRATALRFGRRLVELQVVEYPRR
- a CDS encoding DAK2 domain-containing protein, translating into MASLRPEELAEAFRYATDWFSVFVEELNALNVYPVPDGDTGTNMHLTLQSARRELDLADTSKMPEVARAIAYGSLLGARGNSGVILSQILKGFSEAIRQKEVLDAPALAEALRLGAETGYKAVMKPVEGTILTVARAAGEGAIGEALEEVLENALKAAREALEKTPELLPVLKQAGVVDAGGAGYVRFLEGVQGYIRRLPLPEPPKVERYAQTAFATEEFGYCTEFLMEGVEVPIERIREAVAPFGDSLLVVGAEGYVKGHIHTDDPDGLLATVARFGRMVRTKVEDMTEQHTEILAMAGAGEEAPPPTGLVAVALGHGPTRAFRSLGARVVAGGQTQNPSVEDLLAAIRSVASPKVILLPNNPNVFLAAEKAAELAKGLGKEVHVLKTRTLGQGLAAAVRYLPELEAEELLPEMEEAMRGAVTLEVTWASRDAEVDGVKVLKDKPIGLLDGRLVLMGETPEEVLEGLLRLAGEGKEVLTLFLGPNTERERAEELAGKFPGLVVEILPGGPDLYAYLGVLE
- a CDS encoding Asp23/Gls24 family envelope stress response protein; this encodes MPGRVTVTEGALASLLALAAHEVPGVVGMAPAGLKEQVVRILGRQEASEGVVVRQDPAHPGKYTADFYVVVAVGTRIPTVVESLAERVAFAAKRLAGVELSQVRVHVVGVGRG
- the truB gene encoding tRNA pseudouridine(55) synthase TruB, with protein sequence MALYAVDKPLHLTSHDAVEEARRLLSTRRVGHTGTLDPLATGLLLLVSEESTKLVPFLSGEEKEYIAWVSFGATTPTLDAEGPISEEAPVRFDRKDLESVLPSFLKLKEQVPPLYSAIKVGGKRAYEAAREGKPLELGPRPVKYLEVELLALDLEPIPHPIAPSAKGWRLAEKGGRKVELPRPLGPYPTAVIRLVVGPGTYVRAFARDLGETLRTKAFLSGLVRTRIGKVGLERAVKLSELSPEKAIPETDILPFPVVELSHTEARRVLEGVPLPIPALGYVALVDSRRRLLAIAEGDGFKLKIRRVFVKEA
- the ald gene encoding alanine dehydrogenase; this translates as MVIGVPKEIKTLENRVAMTPGGVESLVKRGHTVLVERGAGVGSGLSDAEYQRAGARLVSREEAWGAEMVVKVKEPLPEEYPFLRPGLILFTYLHLAADRTLTEAMLQSGVTGIAYETVQLPDGSLPLLVPMSEVAGRMAPQVGAQFLEKPHGGRGVLLGGVPGVAPASVVILGGGTVGTNAAKIALGMGAQVTILDVNHRRLQYLDDIFGGRVVTLTATEANIKKSIQHADLLIGAVLVPGAKAPKLVTRDMLPLMKEGSVIVDVAVDQGGCVETIRPTTHAEPTYVVEGVVHYGVANMPGAVPRTSTFALTNQTLPYVLRLAEKGLEALLEDSALLKGLNTHKGLLTHPGVAEAFGLPYTPPEEALRR
- the hpt gene encoding hypoxanthine phosphoribosyltransferase, with product MRAMFTAGNGPVQIPAEAIENRVKELGAQIAQDYQGKTPHLICVLNGAFIFMADLVRAIPLPLTLDFISISSYGNAYRTSGEVELLKDLRLPIHGRDVIVVEDIVDTGLTLSYLLDYLEARKPASVRVAALLSKPSRRQVEVPIHYLGFEIEDAYVYGYGLDRAQFDRNLPFITSLRPEEE
- a CDS encoding pseudouridine synthase, with product MEKPLRLQTFLARAGVASRRKAEELIRQGRVRVNGALATLGQKVSPKDVVEVDGKRVEPLAERVVLALNKPRGYTTTRHDPHAQKTVFDLLPPIPGLHPIGRLDRDSEGLLLFTNDGSLTLRLTHPRYGVKKVYRVYTERGTLPRSVCQRLLEGVELEDGLARAIACRPAPGGALLTLAEGRKREVRRMLKKVGYPVKRLLRLQVGPIRLGQLPPGKWRRLSPEEVEALFQETSVE